In a single window of the Bactrocera dorsalis isolate Fly_Bdor chromosome 2, ASM2337382v1, whole genome shotgun sequence genome:
- the LOC125776708 gene encoding uncharacterized protein LOC125776708 has translation MSDKKMTSYSCHISWHKSPYYCKFTNIFLISSFFSQSNMDVDMASSSTPTMRSAVSAPRFEAAPIAAPRTNTAPAAPRTTTGATATTVPRQSTPALPADLQRIRCPLCCRPHRLSHCGIFKGMPPMQRQQVAQAHGYCLNCLATSHATQECPSNNRCQICVRAHRTLLHRSTRRDSGRPPAPRTSGNVRRSQRTPVTAYRRRGPSPAESRPWRQNRATSTRRHQLRPQSRRSTGLSSVVATLRYSSYSVF, from the coding sequence ATGTCTGATAAAAAAATGACATCctattcatgccacatatcgtggcacaaaagtccatattattgtaaatttacCAATATATTTCTGATATCATCTTTTTTCTCACAGAGTAATATGGACGTGGATATGGCATCATCGTCAACGCCAACCATGCGTTCGGCAGTTTCCGCCCCTCGCTTCGAAGCTGCCCCAATAGCAGCACCCCGGACCAACACTGCACCGGCAGCGCCTCGAACAACAACAGGCGCCACCGCGACAACGGTTCCGCGTCAAAGCACGCCAGCATTACCAGCGGATCTGCAACGAATTCGTTGTCCACTATGCTGCCGCCCGCATCGGCTATCGCACTGCGGTATCTTCAAAGGCATGCCGCCGATGCAACGCCAGCAGGTGGCACAGGCGCACGGGTATTGCCTGAATTGTCTGGCAACTTCCCACGCAACTCAGGAGTGCCCATCAAATAATCGTTGCCAAATCTGTGTGCGGGCTCACCGTACGCTGCTGCACCGCTCTACCAGACGCGACTCCGGGCGCCCACCGGCTCCTCGCACCAGTGGTAACGTCAGGCGTTCTCAAAGGACTCCTGTGACGGCATACCGCCGGCGCGGACCCTCTCCAGCAGAATCCCGTCCCTGGCGCCAAAACCGGGCAACCTCAACACGACGCCATCAGCTTAGGCCGCAGTCCCGTCGGTCAACAGGTCTCAGCAGCGTTGTAGCTACGCTACGCTACAGCAGCTACAGCGTCTTCTAG